DNA sequence from the Brachybacterium avium genome:
GGTTCTGGCAGGGGACCGAAGTCTCCACCGGGTAACGGGAGCACCACGCCTCCGGGCCTCGCGAAGAAGGACACCCTCGCCTTCGCGGCGGGGAGCACTCTGAAGATCGGCTGCGCCGTCGCCGGCGGCGGGCACCACCTCTCCCAGCCCTACCCGGATCCGTTCACCGGGGACGATCCCTACCGCGAGGTGCTCGCGAAGGAGTTCACCTCGCTCTCGGCCGAGAACCAGATGAAGTGGGATCATCTGCGTCCCGCACCGGACACCTACGACTTCAGCGACGCCGACGCGATCATGGACTTCGCCGAGGCCAACGGGCAGGTGATGCGCGGCCACACCCTGATGTGGCACAACCAGAACCCGGCCTGGCTGGAGGAGGGCGAGTACACGCCCGAGCAGCTGCGGGAGATCCTGAAGGAGCACATCGCCACGGTGGTCGGTCGCTACGCGGGCCACATGCAGCAGTGGGACGTGGTCAACGAGATCTTCGACGACGACGCCGCGCTGCGAACCTCCGGGAACATCTGGCTGCGCGAGTTGGGGACGGGGATCATCGCGGACTGCTTCCGCTGGGCGCATGAGGCCGATCCGGAGGCGCTGCTGTTCTTCAACGACTACAACGTCGACGGCATCAACCCCAAGTCCGACGCCTACCACGCGCTCGTCAAGGACCTGCTCGCCGACGGGGTGCCGGTCCACGGCTTCTCGACCCAGGGGCACTTGTCGATCCGCTACGGATTCCCCGGGGATATCCCCGAGAACCTCCAGCGCTTCGCCGATCTGGGTCTGCAGACGGCCATCACCGAGCTCGACGTGCGCATGGATCTGCCCGAGGGCGACGAACCGACGCCGGAGCAGCTCGAGCAGCAGGCGGATTACTACCGTCGCGTGACCGAGGCGGCGCTGTCCGTCGAGGGTTGCGAGTCACTGACCCTGTGGGGCGTGCTCGACAAGTACTCGTGGGTGCCGGGCACCTTCCCCGGCGAAGGCGCGGCGACCGTGCTGTGGGACGACTTCTCCCGCAAGCCAGCCTACGATGCGATCCAGGATGCGCTCGCCGAGGCGAGCGGCCGGGCAGGGCACCCGGCGCTGCGGAGCTGACGGGCGCTCCGAAAGACTCAGCAGGGCGGGGCGGCGCCGCGGCACCGTCCCCGCCCTGCTCTGTCCCCGGTCAGAAGATCGGGCGTCCCGTCTCGTCGGGGATCCCGGAGGCGCGGAAGAAGTAGGTGCGCAGCTGATCTCGCCATTCCTCGGCGGAGCGCTCCTGCTCCCGCAGCAGTGCTGTGACCCGTGCGTGCAGGGTCGCAGGAAGCTTCTCCTCCAGCTCCTGCCAGCGTGGACGAAGTGAGAGCACACGGTCATAGCCGTCTGCCCGCGAGTCGTAGATGTGCTGGATGACGGTCTTCCCGCTGTGCAGGCGGTGCGTGTACGGCACGTGGTGGAAGAACAGCAGCAGCTCGTCGGGGCAGGTCTGCACCGACTCGTAGAGCGAGGCCCACGGTTCCGGATACAGCCCCGCGAAGCCTGTCCCGGTCGCGACGGTGCGATCCACGCCGATGCCGTCCCGGTCCGCGAAGTGATAGGTGCCCCAGGGGGTGTACTCGTAGCCATCGACGTCGGGCCCGTAGTGGTGGCCGGGCCGCACCATGAAACCCGCCCTAGCGGTGCGGTGTAGCTCTCGTACAGCAGCCACGATTCGTCCAGCAGCTCGTGCAGGACCTCGTTGACCAGTGGATCGCTCCCGAAAGTGGCCCTGATCCACTCATCCAGGATCTGGTCCGGGGAGAGGTCCGCGTCCCAGGCCAGCCGGCCCAGGGCGAACAGGTTCGCCTGCGCGAGCGGATGGCCGGTCCAGAACTCGTCGGAGCCGACGTTGGAGACCGCGACGACCCCTCCCGGTCGCGCGGCCGTTCCCGCGACGAGCTGTGCGACCGTCGGTGCGGTCGCGGGATCGTCGGAGTCGGGATCACCGAAGCGGAAGCGCAGGTTCTCGCTCCACCAGGGCGCGAGATAGCACAGGTGCTTCTGCTGCCCGGTGTACTCCTGAGTGACCTGCAGTTCGACAGCGAGGCGGGTGCGGGGCATTACCCCGATCACGGGGAGACGGCCTCGCGGACCTGGAAGTCCATCGGTCCGTGCTTGACCTGCACGATCACGTTCTCGTCGAAGCTGCCGTCAAGCGGCGCGAAGTGGTCGTGGGCGGCGCGGGCGCGGTCGGTCCGGCGGTCGCGCCAGTCCTGACGGTGGTCGTAGACGAACGCTCGCCAGAACACCTCCCCGCCGTGCGGGGACAGGGCACGGGCCAGCAGGTTCGCTCCGTCGGCATGATCTCTGCCGTAGGCGAATGGTCCGGGCTGGCCCTCGGAGTCCGCCTTGACGACGAAGCCGCCGAAGTCGGGGATCCGCGCGTAGATCGTCTCGGCCGTGGCGCGCCACCAATCCTGCACCGAGGCGTCCCACGGATCAGAGGTCTCCAGGTCTCCCAGCAGGATCGGCGAGGCGAAGGAGACGGCGAGGAGCACGGAGATGCCCTGGGCGCGAAAGATCTCCGCGAGGCGAGCCACCTGGTCCAGGCGCGTAGTCAGCAGCGTCGCCTCGCGCCTGTGGACGTTGACGTTGTTGATCGCGACCCGGTTGATGCCGATGGAGGCCAGCAGTCTCGCGTAGTGCTCCACCCGGGTCAGATCCGCACGCAGCTCTCCGTCCTCGTAGAACAGCGATCCGCCGGCATAGCCGCGCTCGACCTGCCCCATCACGGGATGGACGGTCAGGTTGTCCCAGTGGTCCACCATCCGTATGGCCTGCGCAGGGGCGCGCAAGGCCCAGACTCCGTGAGCCGTCGGAGCCTGCCCCAGGACGACCGCATAGAACCCGTGCAACAGGCCACGGCCCGCTCCGATGACGGTGAGGCGGTCGCCGTCGGCCCGCAGTGCATACGCCTCCTCGCCGGCGGCGACGAGCTCCTCGAGCAGCGGCGAGGGCGGACCGTCCATCGCTGCGGTCTCCTGCGCCGCAGCACCCGGATCCCACAGGCGCAACGAGCCCTCGGCACCGGCAGCCAGTGCGCGCAGCCGGGCGATCTCTCCGTCGACCGTGGTCGCGAGAGGACCACCCGCACGGAGCTGGATCTCGCGCGGCAGGCGAGCTGCGGCGTGCTCGCCGAGCCAGGCCAGATCGGTGAGGGCGGCGGCGGTGCCATGATCAGCGGGGGCAGCGCTCACATGTGCTCACGCAGCCACTCGAGCTGGCGACGCTGCTGGGTGGGGCCGCCGCCCTCGTGGTTGTTGTACGGGTAGATGACGATCTCCCGCTCCGGGTCAGTGCCGGTCGCGCCGCCGTAGAGGTTGTACGCCGCGAACACTGTCGACGGTGGGCAGATCATGTCCCTCAAGGCCACCGAGAACATCGCTGGAGCGGTCGCACGCCGCCCCAGGTGCAGGGCGTCGACATAGGCCAACGTGGCGAAGGTCTGCTCTTCGCGGTCCCGGTGCACCGAGAGGTAGCGCACGATCTCCTGGTACGGGTCGGCATCGGTGATGTCGATGGCGCGGCGCATGTGGGTGAGGAACGGGACGTTCGTGAGCAGGGCGTCGACGTCGGGCACCAGGCCCGCGGCACTGAGCGCGAGCCCACCGCCCTGGCTGTTGCCGGTGACCGCCACACGGCCATCGGACCCGGGGAGAGCTCGGGCGGCGTCCACGGCCCGTACCGCATCGGTGAGCAGGCGCGTGAGGTAAGAGGTGTGGGGCGACTCGATGCCCCGGGTCATCACGCCCGGCACCGCCGGACCGGAGCCGACGGGATCGACGGTGTGGCCGCCCGCTCCCCAGGCCGAGCCCTGGCCGCGCGAGTCCATCAGCAGGTGCCCGTAGCCGGCGGCCGCCCAGGCCAGGCGTTCGAGCGGCTCCCCGCGGCCACCGCCGTACCCCAGGTACTCGACGATCACCGGGAGGTCAGGCT
Encoded proteins:
- a CDS encoding endo-1,4-beta-xylanase, whose product is MRRREILTAGAVATTLAAAGPAAAAPGGSGRGPKSPPGNGSTTPPGLAKKDTLAFAAGSTLKIGCAVAGGGHHLSQPYPDPFTGDDPYREVLAKEFTSLSAENQMKWDHLRPAPDTYDFSDADAIMDFAEANGQVMRGHTLMWHNQNPAWLEEGEYTPEQLREILKEHIATVVGRYAGHMQQWDVVNEIFDDDAALRTSGNIWLRELGTGIIADCFRWAHEADPEALLFFNDYNVDGINPKSDAYHALVKDLLADGVPVHGFSTQGHLSIRYGFPGDIPENLQRFADLGLQTAITELDVRMDLPEGDEPTPEQLEQQADYYRRVTEAALSVEGCESLTLWGVLDKYSWVPGTFPGEGAATVLWDDFSRKPAYDAIQDALAEASGRAGHPALRS
- a CDS encoding acetylxylan esterase — translated: MALFDMSLEALREYRPQLTEPDDLTSFWAETLGRSRAVSTPILSLEQVDNGLMLVDTWDVSFAGHDGAPVRAWYNRPAGAKPDLPVIVEYLGYGGGRGEPLERLAWAAAGYGHLLMDSRGQGSAWGAGGHTVDPVGSGPAVPGVMTRGIESPHTSYLTRLLTDAVRAVDAARALPGSDGRVAVTGNSQGGGLALSAAGLVPDVDALLTNVPFLTHMRRAIDITDADPYQEIVRYLSVHRDREEQTFATLAYVDALHLGRRATAPAMFSVALRDMICPPSTVFAAYNLYGGATGTDPEREIVIYPYNNHEGGGPTQQRRQLEWLREHM